A window of the Bacillus sp. A301a_S52 genome harbors these coding sequences:
- a CDS encoding MFS transporter, whose product MTTLKKDTRLFKMLAANMFSSMGSGMTMIAVPWLFVTKDGGETVFGYVTLCVTILLFMSTPFIGNLIDQVSRKRLLIAGEMIGLLIIMLFTIAGFSGVSYTTWHFVILFITGSFYYNLFYPTIFAFNQEIFEPTQYKTLNGIMEVQGQLAAVLSGGLAALLLPIVEFKWLLLLNAMTYAIAVVFFSLIPYKKMPKSPTKDSFGRKLTEGYVYMMRYPRLFLFLVASFMPFIGVMMTNYLFPVYIDNILQAGASVYGMKTMVYGIGAVLAGIFLPIILKRVGNESTIVFTVLLFAVSITLYIFFPFVSIFYLLTVLIAFGNAGTRVARNSLIMERIPNDKIGRVDSLFRGIGLGTRIMLLSLFTQMVAVQNVILPFQVLSTVLFMSFIIITITLRHVIKEAPVKSIA is encoded by the coding sequence ATGACTACTTTAAAGAAAGACACACGATTATTTAAGATGTTAGCTGCCAATATGTTTTCTTCTATGGGATCAGGGATGACAATGATAGCTGTCCCTTGGCTTTTTGTAACAAAGGATGGCGGAGAAACGGTCTTTGGGTATGTAACGTTATGTGTCACTATACTCTTATTTATGTCTACTCCTTTTATCGGAAACTTAATTGATCAAGTATCCCGTAAGCGCCTGCTCATTGCTGGTGAAATGATTGGATTGCTCATTATTATGCTATTCACGATTGCAGGATTTTCTGGTGTCAGTTATACAACATGGCATTTCGTTATTTTATTTATCACAGGGTCATTTTACTATAATCTTTTTTATCCAACTATTTTTGCTTTCAATCAGGAGATTTTCGAACCAACTCAATATAAAACGCTAAATGGTATTATGGAAGTGCAAGGTCAATTAGCAGCTGTTTTATCAGGAGGATTAGCCGCCTTACTACTTCCCATTGTAGAATTCAAATGGCTATTACTACTAAATGCAATGACTTATGCAATAGCGGTTGTTTTCTTTAGTCTTATCCCCTATAAGAAAATGCCTAAAAGTCCAACAAAGGACTCTTTTGGGAGGAAGTTAACGGAAGGGTATGTTTACATGATGCGCTACCCGCGTTTATTTCTTTTTCTTGTTGCTTCGTTTATGCCTTTTATCGGGGTCATGATGACTAATTATCTTTTTCCAGTATATATCGATAACATTTTGCAAGCAGGTGCTTCTGTTTACGGGATGAAAACGATGGTGTATGGTATTGGGGCAGTGTTAGCAGGTATCTTTTTACCAATCATTTTAAAAAGAGTTGGAAATGAGTCTACCATTGTTTTTACAGTCCTTTTATTTGCCGTCTCAATTACGCTATATATCTTTTTCCCATTTGTTTCGATATTTTATCTTTTAACGGTTCTTATTGCTTTTGGAAATGCTGGCACGCGCGTTGCAAGAAACTCTCTTATAATGGAACGGATCCCAAATGACAAGATTGGAAGGGTCGATAGCTTATTTCGTGGCATCGGTTTAGGGACTAGAATTATGCTACTTTCGTTATTTACACAAATGGTTGCCGTGCAAAATGTTATTTTACCCTTTCAAGTATTAAGTACCGTTCTTTTTATGTCATTTATTATCATTACCATAACATTGCGTCATGTGATAAAAGAAGCACCAGTTAAATCAATAGCCTAA
- a CDS encoding ligand-binding protein SH3, protein MEDKKVYLVTKQHTSNYPNPISLLKGQDVIVGTKYEGKEDWNNWIYCYTKDNHLEGWVPEQIIHIQGEDGVILEDYTAKELHVKVGEELVKIKELNGWLWVKKASHAEEGWVPKENVKAINIIK, encoded by the coding sequence ATGGAGGATAAAAAGGTTTATCTAGTAACGAAACAACATACAAGCAACTACCCTAACCCAATTAGCTTGCTTAAAGGGCAAGATGTTATTGTCGGCACTAAATACGAGGGAAAGGAAGATTGGAATAACTGGATATATTGCTACACTAAAGATAATCATTTAGAGGGATGGGTACCTGAACAAATCATTCATATTCAAGGTGAGGATGGCGTGATTTTAGAGGATTATACTGCAAAAGAATTGCATGTAAAGGTTGGGGAAGAACTTGTGAAAATCAAAGAACTTAATGGCTGGTTATGGGTTAAAAAGGCCTCTCACGCAGAAGAAGGGTGGGTGCCAAAAGAAAACGTTAAAGCTATCAACATTATAAAATAA
- a CDS encoding GNAT family N-acetyltransferase yields MNNVEIEQVESIERYIDKLSELLMQVVEDGASIGFLPPLSQMDAHHYWENLLNQDILLFVAKVNNQIAGSVQLHLCNKQNGAHRAEIAKLMTHPNYRRNGIGRKLMDKAEERAKQEQKSLIVLDTREGDPSNLLYSSLGYHQAGKIPNYAKSANGELHPTVFYYKSF; encoded by the coding sequence ATGAATAATGTGGAAATTGAACAAGTAGAATCAATTGAAAGATACATTGATAAGTTGTCTGAACTTTTGATGCAAGTAGTAGAGGATGGGGCATCAATTGGATTTTTACCGCCACTCTCACAAATGGATGCTCATCACTATTGGGAAAATTTATTGAACCAGGACATTCTCCTCTTCGTTGCTAAGGTAAACAATCAAATAGCTGGTAGTGTCCAATTGCACCTTTGTAATAAGCAAAATGGTGCTCATAGAGCTGAAATCGCAAAACTAATGACGCACCCTAACTATCGACGTAACGGTATTGGTCGCAAACTCATGGATAAAGCCGAGGAGCGAGCTAAGCAGGAACAGAAGTCGTTAATCGTTCTTGACACAAGAGAAGGAGACCCTTCAAATCTTCTTTATTCTTCACTGGGGTATCATCAAGCTGGTAAAATCCCCAATTACGCCAAATCGGCAAACGGAGAACTGCACCCTACCGTTTTTTATTATAAATCCTTTTAA
- a CDS encoding HAD family hydrolase — translation MLKAVLFDLDGTLLNRDASVLLFIEKQYKRFNHWVSHVPMEKYITRFIELDKRGYVWKDKVYRQLIDEFAITGLTWEELLQDYISQFHYSCVPFPNLISTLEKLKDYNLVLGIITNGKGQFQLDNIKALGIENYFETIVISEWEGMKKPKPQIFQKALKNLNVLPSESIYVGDHPENDIQASQNVGMKAVWKRDNQWENVKADFIVEDLKGIPLILEELRK, via the coding sequence ATCCTCAAAGCGGTTTTATTTGATTTAGATGGCACTTTGTTAAATCGAGATGCATCAGTACTACTATTTATTGAGAAGCAATACAAGCGATTTAATCATTGGGTTAGTCATGTCCCAATGGAAAAATACATAACTAGATTCATAGAACTCGATAAAAGAGGATATGTGTGGAAGGATAAGGTCTATCGACAGTTAATCGATGAATTTGCTATTACTGGTTTGACTTGGGAAGAATTACTCCAAGATTATATCAGTCAATTTCACTATAGCTGTGTTCCGTTCCCTAACCTTATTAGTACGTTAGAAAAATTAAAGGATTATAACCTTGTCCTTGGAATAATAACGAATGGTAAAGGGCAGTTCCAATTAGATAATATTAAGGCTTTAGGTATTGAAAACTACTTTGAAACAATTGTTATATCCGAATGGGAAGGAATGAAAAAGCCTAAACCTCAAATCTTCCAAAAAGCTTTAAAAAATCTCAATGTTTTACCATCTGAAAGCATATATGTCGGCGATCATCCAGAAAATGATATACAAGCTTCTCAAAATGTAGGTATGAAAGCTGTGTGGAAAAGAGACAATCAATGGGAGAACGTTAAAGCAGACTTCATAGTGGAAGATTTGAAGGGAATACCTTTAATTTTAGAGGAGTTAAGAAAATAA
- a CDS encoding PadR family transcriptional regulator, with translation MSQTQMMKGILDGCLLAIIEGKECYGYEMAERLSEYGFGTISEGTIYPLLMRMQRDGLVTSVRKDSIAGPKRKYYSLTNEGYQTLAEFLIRWKQLEKSVNAVIKKEIKE, from the coding sequence ATGTCGCAAACACAAATGATGAAGGGGATATTAGATGGCTGTCTTTTGGCTATTATCGAAGGGAAAGAATGTTATGGGTATGAGATGGCTGAGCGTTTAAGTGAGTATGGTTTTGGGACGATTAGTGAAGGCACAATTTATCCATTATTGATGAGAATGCAACGGGATGGACTTGTCACTTCTGTTCGTAAAGATTCAATAGCTGGGCCAAAGAGAAAATACTATTCATTAACTAATGAAGGATATCAAACATTAGCCGAGTTTCTAATTAGATGGAAACAACTTGAGAAAAGTGTTAATGCAGTTATTAAGAAAGAAATTAAAGAGTGA
- a CDS encoding spore coat protein, with protein MPNNMDGRGLTDREMLQLCLELEKGRCRSAANVLMETSHKDLRDIYEGCFANAKDSQYDLYEILHSKGWYIQSQATNEDVTRVREEMRNNLHPDDQFI; from the coding sequence ATGCCAAATAATATGGATGGCCGTGGACTAACAGATAGAGAAATGCTTCAGCTTTGTTTGGAACTTGAAAAAGGACGATGTAGAAGTGCTGCCAATGTCCTCATGGAGACGAGTCATAAAGATCTTAGAGATATTTATGAAGGTTGTTTTGCAAATGCGAAAGACAGTCAATATGACCTATACGAAATCCTTCACAGTAAAGGATGGTACATTCAGTCACAAGCAACCAACGAAGATGTGACACGTGTCCGAGAGGAAATGCGCAACAACCTACATCCCGATGATCAATTTATTTAA
- a CDS encoding hemolysin III family protein — MSNTHTFTKKEELANAIIHGIGVLLSIAALVILVVSSVLYGTAWHVVSFSLFGFSMVLLYTSSTLLHSFPAGKVKDIFEILDHSSIYFFIAGTYTPFLFIAANGPLGWTLFGIVWGLAIGGTVFKSFFVKRFLHASTFLYVVLGWMIVFVWKPLIANVPPQGIVYLVIGGVLYTVGSIFYVWRGFLYHHALWHLFVLAGSIMHFFSVLTLLPQ; from the coding sequence CTGTCTAATACACACACTTTCACTAAAAAAGAGGAACTTGCTAATGCCATTATTCATGGCATTGGTGTCCTTTTAAGCATAGCGGCTCTCGTCATCTTAGTTGTATCTTCTGTGTTATACGGAACTGCTTGGCATGTCGTTAGTTTTTCATTATTCGGATTCTCGATGGTTTTACTCTACACATCATCCACTTTATTACACAGCTTTCCGGCAGGGAAAGTAAAGGATATTTTTGAAATATTAGATCACTCCTCGATTTACTTTTTCATTGCAGGAACATATACACCTTTTTTATTTATCGCAGCAAACGGCCCTTTAGGTTGGACACTTTTTGGAATTGTATGGGGACTTGCTATTGGCGGAACAGTATTTAAATCTTTCTTCGTGAAACGCTTTTTACATGCTTCGACCTTTTTATATGTCGTATTAGGCTGGATGATTGTCTTCGTTTGGAAGCCTCTAATCGCGAATGTTCCCCCGCAAGGTATTGTCTATTTAGTTATCGGAGGCGTGCTTTATACAGTAGGATCAATTTTTTATGTATGGCGTGGGTTTCTCTACCATCATGCTCTATGGCATCTTTTTGTTCTGGCAGGAAGTATTATGCACTTTTTTTCAGTCTTAACCCTTTTACCTCAATGA
- a CDS encoding amidohydrolase family protein: MGKKIFKGGNIITMDPHIGDLEKGDILVEGSKIIDIQREIDIDDKECEIIDATDMIILPGLIDTHRHTWESLIRNIGADWSLQTYLSSIYYGNIGSLRSPDDDYIGNLIGALEALEAGVTTILDWTMIISQDHTDELIRGLHESGIRAVFAHGSPGEGTFWDRESERVNLEQARYTKKTHFSSNDQLITMGLAIRGPEFSAWEATVKEIELARELDAICSMHLGFGTWGAQDRSIEKLNRAGLLGKDLNFTHANAVSPEEIKMLVEKGGSVSVTPEVEMMMGHGYPATGLCLENGLNPALGVDVVTSTAGDMFAQMKFALQAERARVNQKMLDDGNMPGPELSISARKMLELATIEGAKTLNLDDKVGSLTPGKEADIVMIRTSDLNLFPINDPVGAVVQTCHAGNVDSVFVGGKPIKREGKMLDIDITSLKKQANEARDAIMSRYQR; the protein is encoded by the coding sequence ATGGGTAAAAAAATATTTAAAGGCGGCAATATAATAACGATGGATCCTCATATAGGGGATCTAGAAAAAGGTGATATTTTAGTTGAAGGTTCTAAGATTATTGATATTCAGAGAGAGATAGACATAGATGACAAAGAATGTGAAATCATTGATGCTACCGATATGATTATTCTGCCAGGTTTAATCGACACCCATCGTCATACGTGGGAATCACTTATTCGAAACATTGGTGCAGACTGGTCACTACAAACCTATTTAAGTAGTATTTATTACGGTAATATAGGGTCTTTGCGGTCACCTGATGATGATTATATAGGCAATTTAATAGGTGCACTTGAAGCTCTAGAGGCAGGTGTCACAACCATTTTAGATTGGACGATGATTATTTCTCAAGATCATACAGACGAGCTTATTCGAGGCTTACATGAATCTGGTATTCGAGCAGTCTTTGCCCATGGATCTCCAGGAGAAGGAACATTTTGGGATAGAGAAAGTGAGCGCGTAAACTTAGAACAGGCGAGGTATACGAAAAAAACTCATTTTTCATCAAACGATCAGTTGATAACGATGGGACTGGCTATTCGTGGACCTGAATTTTCTGCTTGGGAAGCGACTGTAAAGGAAATTGAATTAGCTCGGGAATTAGATGCTATTTGCAGCATGCATTTAGGGTTTGGCACATGGGGGGCTCAGGACCGTTCTATAGAAAAACTAAATCGCGCAGGTCTACTAGGAAAAGATTTAAACTTTACCCATGCCAACGCTGTTAGCCCAGAGGAAATAAAGATGCTTGTGGAAAAGGGAGGGTCTGTTTCCGTCACACCAGAAGTAGAGATGATGATGGGACATGGTTACCCAGCAACGGGCTTATGCTTGGAAAACGGTTTAAACCCAGCATTGGGGGTAGATGTGGTCACGTCCACAGCAGGTGATATGTTTGCCCAAATGAAATTTGCCCTACAAGCAGAGCGAGCACGAGTCAATCAGAAGATGTTGGATGACGGGAATATGCCCGGTCCTGAATTATCTATTTCTGCAAGAAAGATGTTGGAATTAGCGACTATCGAGGGGGCTAAAACGTTAAACCTTGATGATAAAGTAGGGTCATTAACCCCAGGGAAGGAAGCGGATATTGTAATGATCCGCACCTCCGATTTAAATCTTTTTCCAATAAATGATCCTGTGGGAGCTGTCGTACAAACGTGTCATGCTGGAAATGTGGATTCAGTGTTCGTAGGTGGGAAACCAATTAAACGCGAAGGAAAGATGTTAGATATCGATATCACAAGCTTAAAAAAGCAAGCGAACGAGGCAAGAGATGCTATTATGAGCCGCTATCAGCGCTAA
- a CDS encoding aldehyde dehydrogenase family protein has product MRQQTKHYINGEWLESTGSDTIDVINPATEEVIGTISSGTEEDLNKAVKAARQAFPSFSKSTKEERIHWLENIVKGYEARKDELVNIMTDELGAPLTVSEDVHYQMGIGHFKQAAESLSTYSFEEERGGHTLMKESVGVSGLITPWNFPTNQVSTKIASAIAAGSPVVLKPASKTPFAAMILAEIIDEAGVPKGAFNLVNGSGSVIGNGISKHPDIDFVSFTGSGSVGEKIMQNAAPTIKKVALELGGKSPIVVLGDADVEEAAKTALSNIMTNTGQVCSAGTRVIIPHTMKKEFEDKIVELLPTFPVGDPRKEGIATGPLVSEDQWDTVQSYIEKGEKEATTLVGGTGKPEGLETGYYAKPTIFTDVSNDAVIAQEEIFGPVTTIIAYEDLEEAIDIANDTVYGLAGFVVGKNPETLQYVASNLRAGRITVNNAETDFNGPFGGYKQSGIGREWGDFGIEEYLEIKSVHGMPSS; this is encoded by the coding sequence ATGCGTCAGCAAACGAAACACTATATTAACGGAGAATGGCTTGAATCGACTGGATCAGATACGATAGACGTGATTAACCCAGCAACTGAGGAGGTAATTGGCACCATTAGCTCAGGGACTGAAGAAGATTTAAATAAAGCGGTGAAAGCTGCCCGCCAAGCATTTCCTTCGTTTTCTAAGTCCACAAAAGAAGAACGTATTCACTGGCTCGAAAACATTGTGAAAGGGTATGAAGCGAGAAAAGATGAGCTTGTCAACATTATGACAGATGAGCTTGGAGCACCTCTAACTGTATCTGAGGATGTCCATTATCAGATGGGCATTGGTCATTTTAAACAAGCTGCAGAGTCACTTTCAACCTATTCCTTTGAAGAGGAAAGAGGCGGTCATACTTTGATGAAGGAATCAGTCGGTGTGAGCGGCCTTATTACGCCGTGGAATTTCCCTACAAACCAGGTGTCAACAAAGATAGCAAGTGCTATTGCGGCTGGAAGTCCCGTCGTTCTTAAACCGGCATCTAAAACGCCATTTGCAGCGATGATTTTAGCTGAAATCATCGATGAAGCAGGAGTGCCTAAAGGAGCTTTTAATTTAGTTAATGGCTCAGGGTCTGTGATTGGAAATGGGATAAGCAAACACCCCGACATTGATTTTGTCTCTTTTACAGGGTCTGGCTCAGTAGGGGAAAAAATCATGCAAAATGCTGCCCCTACAATTAAAAAGGTAGCGTTAGAGCTAGGAGGTAAATCGCCCATTGTTGTCTTAGGTGATGCTGATGTGGAAGAAGCGGCTAAAACAGCACTTTCAAATATTATGACTAATACCGGTCAAGTGTGCTCGGCTGGTACACGGGTCATTATTCCACATACTATGAAAAAAGAATTTGAAGATAAAATAGTAGAGCTCCTGCCAACCTTCCCAGTAGGAGATCCACGTAAGGAAGGCATAGCCACAGGGCCATTAGTGTCCGAAGATCAATGGGATACTGTTCAGTCGTATATTGAAAAGGGTGAAAAAGAAGCGACAACGCTCGTTGGCGGAACGGGTAAACCAGAAGGATTGGAAACTGGCTATTACGCGAAACCAACAATTTTTACCGATGTATCGAACGATGCGGTTATTGCCCAGGAGGAAATCTTTGGCCCTGTTACGACAATTATTGCGTACGAGGATTTAGAAGAAGCGATTGACATTGCCAACGACACAGTATATGGATTAGCCGGCTTTGTTGTCGGTAAAAATCCAGAAACTTTGCAGTACGTTGCGTCAAACTTACGTGCCGGTCGAATAACAGTGAATAACGCTGAGACGGACTTTAACGGGCCTTTTGGTGGCTACAAGCAGTCCGGAATTGGCCGTGAATGGGGAGACTTTGGCATTGAAGAATATCTAGAAATTAAATCTGTGCATGGCATGCCATCGTCATAA
- a CDS encoding cupin domain-containing protein produces the protein MIEGKVNIKQLTDSIKKQYDNFVLANINDHCVRVAVFEGIYEWHSHPDSDESFLVLEGELQIDIEGLEEPIILQPQDFYTVTAGVVHRTRASCRTVNLCFEKDEAETVFMKEGQDR, from the coding sequence ATGATTGAGGGAAAAGTTAATATTAAACAACTTACTGATTCTATAAAAAAACAATATGATAATTTTGTATTAGCGAATATTAACGATCATTGTGTTCGAGTAGCTGTATTTGAAGGCATTTATGAATGGCACAGCCATCCAGATTCAGATGAAAGTTTTTTAGTACTCGAGGGTGAGTTACAAATAGACATAGAGGGATTAGAAGAACCTATTATCTTGCAACCACAAGATTTTTATACTGTGACGGCAGGAGTTGTGCATAGAACGCGAGCTAGCTGCCGAACTGTCAATTTGTGTTTTGAAAAAGATGAGGCTGAAACGGTTTTTATGAAGGAAGGACAAGATCGCTAG